Proteins encoded within one genomic window of Fragaria vesca subsp. vesca linkage group LG1, FraVesHawaii_1.0, whole genome shotgun sequence:
- the LOC101309681 gene encoding protein FAR-RED IMPAIRED RESPONSE 1-like, which translates to MTSIDPMEIETTEMSVPMELDINEMLVAEEPKTDPIQVVHPSKENISTSAFYPQVRNELKPFKGQQFTTWEEAHDFYKKYASAAGDHYEAFRKCIYSSENEEEFELKWRSVLAKSGLSGHNWLQSIYEIRFRWVPAYMNHVFSAGMSSSQRAESAHSFFKDYVSDKNSLVEFMVQFNRGMLHKRHEELIVDHIDVNEKPRFKCPIKMEKQMSDIYTRKYYYKFQDQLWESYNYNLEVRSEDENKCTLKVTREDHEDGRARVIMYDKSKDFASCTCKLFESARVPCRHVLAYLHRIHQLYKLPDQYILKRWTKSAKFEVVMDKSGMEITVNKSLLEKRGLLFQQYSYVIDNVVLSEEASQLFQETMDSLIEKIKPLLANSNSDGVEPLSKKSSTQESTFREPDEVRTKGRAKRIKRGKEKSKGKRNGTGRHCHGCGKDGQTHDKRNCPVLLERLPSADTNENSSGDGTDDSYSSQFAAKDLFSAIIQGLALESNAFISADLAGHCRAIDIYICDRHPAPKGGSALTSLHQTA; encoded by the exons ATGACGTCAATAGACCCCATGGAAATTGAAACTACTGAGATGTCAGTACCTATGGAATTAGATATTAATGAGATGCTTGTCGCTGAGGAACCAAAAACTGATCCTATTCAAGTTGTTCATCCGTCAAAAGAAAATATCTCTACTTCAGCTTTCTATCCTCAAGTAAGAAATGAGCTTAAGCCCTTTAAAGGTCAGCAATTTACAACATGGGAAGAGGCACATGATTTTTATAAAAAATATGCATCTGCAGCTGG AGATCACTATGAGGCCTTTAGAAAGTGCATATACTCATCTGAGAATGAAGAGGAGTTTGAATTGAAGTGGAGATCAGTTCTTGCAAAGAGTGGATTAAGTGGGCATAATTGGCTGCAATCAATTTATGAAATTCGGTTTAGATGGGTACCAGCCTATATGAACCATGTTTTCTCAGCTGGTATGTCAAGCAGTCAACGAGCTGAAAGTGCACACTCGTTCTTTAAGGATTATGTTTCTGATAAAAATTCTTTGGTGGAGTTCATGGTTCAGTTCAATAGGGGTATGTTACATAAGCGACATGAGGAGTTGATTGTAGATCATATTGACGTCAATGAGAAGCCTAGATTTAAGTGTCCCATTAAGATGGAAAAACAAATGTCTGATATTTATACACGGAAGTACTATTATAAATTTCAAGATCAGTTGTGGGAAAGCTACAACTACAATCTAGAGGTCAGATCAGAGGATGAAAATAAGTGCACACTTAAGGTTACGCGTGAGGATCATGAAGATGGAAGAGCTCGGGTCATCATGTATGATAAATCAAAAGATTTTGCTTCGTGTACTTGCAAATTGTTTGAGAGTGCAAGAGTTCCATGTAGACATGTTTTGGCATACTTGCACAGAATACATCAACTGTATAAATTGCCAGATCAATACATTTTGAAGAGATGGACAAAGTCTGCAAAATTTGAGGTTGTGATGGACAAGAGTGGCATGGAGATCACTGTTAACAAGTCTTTACTTGAAAAACGTGGTCTACTGTTCCAACAATATTCATATGTAATTGATAACGTTGTCTTGAGTGAAGAAGCAAGTCAATTGTTTCAGGAAACAATGGATTCTTTGATTGAGAAGATTAAGCCACTACTTGCTAATAGTAACAGTGACGGTGTGGAGCCTCTTTCAAAAAAAAGTTCAACTCAAGAAAGTACTTTTCGTGAACCGGATGAAGTTAGGACAAAAGGAAGGGCAAAAAGAATTAAGAGAGGAAAAGAGAAGAGCAAAGGAAAACGCAATGGTACCGGAAGACATTGTCATGGATGTGGCAAAGACGGGCAGACTCATGACAAACGCAATTGTCCAGTGTTGCTCGAAAG ATTGCCTAGTGCTGATACAAATGAAAATTCTAGTGGAGATGGTACTGATGATAGTTATTCTTCACAG TTTGCTGCTAAGGATCTCTTTTCTGCAATTATTCAAGGTTTAGCCCTTGAATCAAACGCTTTCATCAGTGCTGATTTGGCTGGTCACTGTCGTGCCATAGACATATATATCTGTGATAGACATCCTGCTCCTAAGGGAG GTTCTGCTCTCACTTCCCTGCATCAAACAGCATGA